In Candidatus Omnitrophota bacterium, the following are encoded in one genomic region:
- the rsmA gene encoding 16S rRNA (adenine(1518)-N(6)/adenine(1519)-N(6))-dimethyltransferase RsmA, translated as MLTQSQLKTIFLKYNFAPLKRLGENYLIDANVKDKIVAQAGVGKDDIVLEIGPGFGALTIDLAATGARVFAVEKDKKAYSIFSDMVRDEFPNIKLFNEDILDFDIKQKIAPAKHMKVIGNLPYYVTTPIIEYLIENRMFMESALIVVQKEVANRFIASAGTQGYGSISCFVQYYMKVSYIHTIKSSAFYPEPEVDSSLVRFDILDEPSVKVADEGLLFKIIRGAFNQRRKTIMNSLSREAVLDISKEDLAKILDKVGIDPLSRPEDLSLSAFANLTNAI; from the coding sequence ATGCTTACACAATCCCAACTAAAAACTATCTTTTTAAAATATAACTTCGCGCCCCTAAAGAGGCTGGGCGAGAACTATCTTATAGACGCTAATGTGAAGGATAAGATAGTGGCGCAGGCAGGTGTCGGCAAGGATGATATTGTTTTAGAAATAGGCCCCGGTTTTGGCGCGCTTACTATAGATTTAGCGGCGACAGGCGCCAGGGTATTTGCGGTAGAAAAAGACAAAAAAGCGTATTCTATTTTTTCGGATATGGTCCGCGACGAATTTCCGAATATTAAATTGTTCAATGAAGATATATTGGATTTTGACATAAAGCAAAAAATAGCGCCCGCAAAACACATGAAAGTCATTGGTAATCTCCCATATTACGTGACAACCCCTATAATAGAATACCTGATAGAAAATAGAATGTTTATGGAATCCGCGTTGATCGTTGTGCAGAAGGAAGTGGCCAACCGGTTTATCGCGTCCGCCGGCACCCAGGGTTATGGCTCGATAAGCTGTTTCGTCCAATATTACATGAAAGTTTCATATATTCACACAATAAAAAGCAGCGCTTTTTATCCTGAGCCGGAAGTCGATTCGAGCCTTGTGCGGTTCGATATTTTGGATGAGCCTTCGGTAAAAGTGGCCGACGAAGGGCTGCTTTTCAAGATAATAAGAGGCGCCTTCAATCAAAGGCGGAAGACTATCATGAATTCACTCTCCAGAGAAGCTGTTTTAGACATCTCTAAAGAGGATTTGGCCAAGATTTTAGATAAAGTCGGCATAGATCCGCTATCACGGCCGGAAGACTTGAGTCTAAGCGCATTCGCGAATTTGACAAACGCTATATAG
- a CDS encoding peptidylprolyl isomerase, with protein sequence MKRYLQIAALILACTFFINLPDSAKAAVVDKIVVVVNSEIITQREIDIMLSPVYAQYRTMYKGEELIRRLEEVREGIIKQLIEDRLIFSEAKKANITVEEKEINVRIEEIQRKIGSEKELEDMLNQQNLTLNELRARYKEKIMIRKLIDQKVGARIIITPLEVKNYYSENKDQFLQSEEIQLRQILIKPKQQDKASQDEALRITREIVKRIQDGCDFAGLAKEYSSGPATESGGLMGYVKKGDLMPQIEEIAFNLKDGETSGIIQTPLGYHLFKVEQRKFRRTKELSEVRQEIEEYLYRQKADQRLRGWIDSLAKNAYIEFK encoded by the coding sequence ATGAAAAGATATCTACAGATAGCGGCCTTAATTTTAGCATGCACGTTTTTTATAAATCTGCCGGACAGCGCGAAAGCCGCGGTTGTGGATAAAATTGTCGTAGTTGTCAATAGTGAGATCATAACGCAGCGCGAAATAGACATAATGCTTTCGCCGGTATACGCGCAGTACAGGACGATGTATAAAGGCGAAGAACTTATAAGAAGGCTCGAAGAAGTCCGCGAAGGTATTATAAAACAGCTTATAGAAGACAGGCTTATCTTTAGCGAGGCAAAAAAAGCCAATATAACTGTCGAAGAAAAAGAGATTAATGTCAGAATAGAAGAGATACAGAGAAAAATAGGCAGCGAAAAAGAGCTCGAAGATATGCTGAATCAGCAGAATCTTACATTAAACGAGCTTCGCGCGAGATATAAAGAAAAGATAATGATTCGAAAATTGATAGACCAGAAAGTGGGAGCCAGGATCATAATCACCCCGCTGGAGGTAAAGAACTATTATAGTGAAAATAAGGATCAATTTTTGCAGTCGGAAGAGATACAGTTAAGGCAGATATTGATAAAACCCAAACAACAGGATAAAGCCAGCCAGGACGAGGCGTTGAGAATTACCCGCGAAATCGTGAAGAGAATTCAAGATGGATGCGATTTTGCCGGGTTAGCCAAGGAGTATTCCAGCGGGCCCGCTACGGAATCGGGCGGGCTAATGGGGTATGTGAAAAAAGGCGATCTGATGCCGCAGATAGAAGAGATAGCGTTCAACCTTAAAGACGGCGAAACGTCCGGTATCATCCAGACGCCGCTGGGATATCATCTCTTTAAAGTCGAACAGAGAAAATTTCGCAGAACCAAAGAATTGTCCGAGGTCCGTCAGGAAATCGAAGAATATCTTTATCGCCAGAAAGCCGACCAGAGGCTTAGAGGCTGGATAGACTCGCTCGCCAAGAATGCCTACATTGAGTTCAAATAA
- the gatA gene encoding Asp-tRNA(Asn)/Glu-tRNA(Gln) amidotransferase subunit GatA: protein MSDLFRLTAHELAEKSIKSADILNSVFERIDSIDKDVKAFVLVNKNADPKNKTGKLAGIPVLVKDNICVKDEDMTCGSKILKGFKPPYDATVTKKLKSEGAVLIGKANMDEFAFGSSCETSCYGATKNPWDLKRIPGGSSGGSAAAIAADETILALGSDTGGSIRQPASLCGVVGLKPTYGRVSRYGLIAFASSLDQIGPITKDVLDAALMLNVIAGYDEMDSTSVDMPVPDYTKFLTKDVKGLRIGVPKEYFIEGIDKEVEASVRKSIDLLKDLGAEVVQISLPHTQYAVSTYYIVAPAEASSNLARFDGVQYGLRAEGANDLIDMYIKTRSEGFGNEAKRRILLGTYCLSTGYYDAYYLKAQKVRTKIKEDFDNAFKICDCIITPTSPTPAFKIGEKTDDPLSMYLSDIFTISANLAGLPAISIPCGFSKNNLPIGLHILAKPFDEETIFRVAYTFEQNTDYHTKRPKI, encoded by the coding sequence ATGAGCGACCTCTTTCGTCTGACAGCCCACGAATTGGCCGAGAAGAGTATCAAATCGGCGGATATCCTCAATTCCGTATTTGAAAGAATAGACAGTATAGACAAAGATGTCAAAGCGTTTGTTCTGGTGAATAAAAATGCGGATCCTAAGAACAAAACCGGTAAATTGGCGGGAATACCAGTCCTTGTAAAAGATAATATCTGCGTTAAGGACGAAGATATGACATGCGGTTCGAAAATATTAAAAGGTTTTAAGCCGCCATACGACGCCACAGTCACAAAAAAACTTAAGTCCGAAGGCGCGGTGCTTATAGGCAAAGCCAATATGGATGAATTCGCGTTCGGCTCGTCCTGTGAAACCTCATGTTATGGCGCCACAAAGAACCCATGGGATCTTAAAAGAATACCCGGTGGTTCGAGCGGAGGCTCCGCCGCCGCGATAGCGGCTGACGAGACGATATTGGCGCTTGGGTCAGATACCGGCGGGTCTATAAGACAGCCCGCAAGTCTGTGCGGTGTAGTAGGGCTCAAGCCCACATATGGCAGGGTTTCGAGATATGGATTGATAGCATTCGCGTCCAGTCTTGATCAGATAGGCCCCATTACCAAGGATGTTTTGGACGCCGCGCTTATGCTTAACGTAATAGCCGGATATGACGAAATGGATTCCACGTCTGTCGACATGCCCGTGCCTGACTACACGAAATTTTTAACAAAAGATGTAAAGGGGCTGCGCATAGGTGTTCCGAAGGAATATTTTATAGAGGGTATCGACAAAGAGGTGGAGGCGAGCGTAAGGAAATCCATAGATCTTTTAAAGGACCTGGGCGCAGAAGTCGTGCAGATATCATTGCCCCATACCCAGTATGCCGTAAGCACATACTATATCGTCGCGCCGGCTGAAGCCAGTTCCAACCTCGCGCGCTTCGACGGAGTCCAGTATGGTTTAAGAGCCGAAGGCGCGAATGACCTTATAGACATGTATATAAAGACCCGGTCAGAAGGATTCGGCAATGAGGCAAAGAGAAGGATACTCTTAGGCACTTATTGTCTTTCAACCGGTTACTATGACGCTTACTATCTAAAAGCCCAGAAGGTCAGGACGAAGATAAAAGAGGACTTTGATAACGCGTTTAAAATTTGTGACTGTATAATAACTCCGACATCTCCTACGCCCGCCTTTAAGATAGGCGAGAAGACTGACGACCCCTTGAGCATGTATTTATCTGACATATTTACGATATCCGCGAATCTCGCGGGCCTTCCCGCGATATCTATTCCCTGCGGGTTTTCAAAAAATAATCTGCCCATAGGGCTTCACATCTTAGCGAAGCCGTTTGACGAGGAGACTATATTCAGGGTTGCCTATACTTTTGAGCAGAATACAGACTATCATACCAAGAGGCCAAAGATATGA
- the pdxA gene encoding 4-hydroxythreonine-4-phosphate dehydrogenase PdxA — MSSNKSRVIITMGDPSGVGPEVLVKALCDKELCRAAHITVIGDYFIINRVKKDLKLNPEFSLVDLSNVPQNNFCYGKESPSFGKASIEYVDRALDILKKGDADCLVTAPVNKSSVRDGGIKNFEGHTEYIAQKTSSKDFSMMFVGKKLKVSLVTRHVALKDVAGSVNIDNVYRTIILTADCLRRFFGVENPRIGVAGLNPHAGDNGLFGDEEAKKIVPAIKKALEYVKALYGPIPADAIFHEALNGKFDAVISMYHDQALAPFKMLYFNDGVNLTLGLPFVRTSPDHGTAFDIAGKGIAEATSMREAIKLADILSKKK; from the coding sequence TTGAGTTCAAATAAGAGCCGCGTCATCATAACTATGGGTGATCCCTCCGGCGTAGGGCCGGAAGTCCTGGTCAAAGCCCTTTGCGACAAAGAACTGTGCCGCGCGGCGCATATCACGGTAATAGGCGATTATTTCATAATAAACAGAGTAAAAAAAGATCTGAAACTGAATCCTGAATTTTCCCTCGTGGACCTTTCCAATGTTCCCCAAAATAATTTCTGTTACGGCAAAGAGTCTCCGTCTTTTGGTAAGGCATCGATAGAATATGTGGATAGAGCGCTGGATATTTTGAAAAAAGGCGACGCCGACTGTCTGGTCACAGCGCCGGTAAACAAATCATCCGTCCGCGATGGAGGTATAAAAAATTTTGAAGGGCACACAGAGTATATAGCGCAAAAGACATCTTCAAAAGATTTCTCGATGATGTTTGTGGGGAAAAAATTAAAAGTCTCGCTGGTTACAAGGCACGTGGCGCTGAAGGATGTCGCAGGCTCCGTCAATATCGACAATGTATATAGAACCATAATTCTTACCGCGGATTGCCTAAGAAGATTTTTTGGCGTGGAAAATCCGAGAATAGGCGTAGCGGGCTTGAATCCGCATGCCGGAGATAATGGCTTATTCGGCGACGAAGAGGCTAAAAAAATAGTTCCCGCGATAAAGAAGGCTTTAGAATATGTCAAAGCTCTTTACGGGCCAATACCCGCCGACGCGATATTCCATGAAGCGTTGAATGGAAAGTTCGACGCGGTCATTTCGATGTACCATGATCAGGCATTGGCGCCGTTCAAGATGCTATATTTTAATGACGGTGTCAACCTGACTTTAGGGCTTCCATTTGTGAGGACATCTCCCGACCACGGCACCGCATTTGATATAGCCGGTAAAGGTATCGCCGAAGCCACATCCATGCGGGAAGCGATAAAGCTGGCCGATATCCTTTCCAAGAAGAAATAA
- a CDS encoding S41 family peptidase, with protein MLKRLKIPLLALALILTTSLVMGGYDAQKAGKAQSKDDLYSQIELFSDAISAIRSDYVTEVDSKKMIYGSLKGMLSSLDDFSAFLDPDEYKEISVETKGEFGGIGVEIVLRDGIITIITPIAGTPADSAGLKPQDKIVRINGKTTKNITLNDAVKMMRGEPGTSLTLTIWREKEEKVLDVPIKRAVINVTSVKDAYLLEDKIGYIRLIEFQQKAARELEDNLKKLEGQGMDALILDLRNNPGGLLDSAIEISEKFLPKDHTIVSTKSKNQSQNTIFKSKGQSQHPQYPIIVLVNEGSASASEIVAGALRDNKRAILLGAKTFGKGSVQTVIPLKDGSALRLTTASYYTPSGKSIMNEGVAPDVVVEQEELKDKKKSPTDIFEKIEEDKDVKKVGKTGKPKEIIERDNQLQSALNLLKAIKVYKAQS; from the coding sequence ATGTTAAAAAGACTGAAGATCCCTTTATTGGCGCTGGCGCTTATTTTAACAACTTCCCTGGTTATGGGAGGTTATGATGCCCAGAAGGCAGGCAAAGCGCAGTCCAAAGACGATCTCTATAGCCAGATAGAGCTGTTTAGCGACGCGATAAGCGCGATCCGCAGTGACTATGTCACAGAAGTAGATTCCAAAAAAATGATATACGGCTCGTTGAAAGGGATGCTCTCTTCGCTGGATGACTTCAGCGCGTTTCTTGATCCGGATGAATATAAAGAGATATCTGTCGAGACTAAAGGAGAGTTTGGAGGCATAGGAGTTGAAATAGTCCTAAGAGACGGCATCATCACTATAATAACTCCGATAGCCGGAACACCCGCTGACAGCGCTGGCCTGAAACCCCAGGATAAGATTGTCAGGATAAATGGCAAGACTACGAAGAATATAACATTGAACGACGCGGTAAAGATGATGCGCGGAGAGCCGGGGACCTCGCTTACACTGACGATATGGAGGGAAAAAGAAGAGAAGGTCCTGGATGTCCCGATAAAACGCGCAGTGATAAACGTGACGAGCGTCAAAGACGCGTATTTATTGGAGGACAAAATAGGCTATATAAGGCTTATCGAATTTCAGCAGAAAGCTGCCCGTGAGCTGGAAGACAACTTGAAAAAACTCGAAGGCCAGGGTATGGACGCGCTGATATTGGACTTGAGAAATAATCCCGGAGGGCTTTTAGATTCCGCGATAGAGATATCGGAGAAATTTCTTCCGAAGGACCATACAATAGTTTCTACTAAGAGTAAGAATCAGTCGCAGAACACGATATTTAAATCAAAGGGCCAGTCCCAGCATCCGCAGTATCCTATAATAGTTCTTGTCAATGAAGGTTCCGCCAGCGCTTCCGAGATAGTTGCCGGCGCATTGAGAGATAATAAGCGCGCTATACTTCTCGGGGCCAAGACATTCGGCAAGGGCTCGGTGCAGACCGTGATACCGTTAAAGGACGGATCCGCGTTGAGGCTTACGACAGCGTCCTATTATACGCCAAGCGGCAAGAGCATAATGAACGAAGGGGTTGCACCCGATGTTGTCGTAGAACAGGAAGAGTTGAAAGATAAGAAAAAATCTCCTACGGATATATTTGAAAAGATAGAAGAAGACAAGGATGTAAAGAAGGTTGGGAAGACAGGAAAGCCTAAAGAGATAATAGAGCGCGACAATCAACTGCAGTCGGCGCTGAATCTTTTGAAGGCAATAAAGGTTTACAAGGCGCAATCTTAA
- the gatB gene encoding Asp-tRNA(Asn)/Glu-tRNA(Gln) amidotransferase subunit GatB — MSAAYETVVGLEVHLQLATETKAFCGCSTKFGQRPNSQTCPVCLGFPGSLPVLNEKAFFYAIKVALALNCKIQNIIKFDRKNYYYPDLPKNFQISQYDMPLSYDGFVDINSGGARKRIKIKRVHLEEDAGKLVHPAKANYSLVDFNRSGMPLLEIVTEPDISSPQEAYDYLTALKAILQYLKVSDCDMEKGSLRCDANISLKKKEDEKLGVKVEIKNMNSFRWVREGLQYEVQRQTSALGAKERIFQETRLWDAQKLVTISMRSKEEAQDYRYFPEPDLVPFVVDKKVIEDMRNSLPELPQARAKRFVESYGMTEYDAGVLTSDSSIADYFEECVKNYANKKAVANWIIGDIMAAMNLKNVSISELAVAPAALVELLKMIDSQAISGKMAKDVLLEMIETKSMPQDIVRSKGLSQISDKGSLENAIKEVLTTNEKSVNDYKGGKKTALTYLVGQVMKQTKGKANPALVNQMLKEHLGE, encoded by the coding sequence ATGAGCGCGGCATACGAAACAGTGGTAGGGCTGGAGGTCCATCTGCAGCTTGCTACCGAGACAAAGGCGTTTTGCGGATGTTCTACAAAGTTTGGCCAGAGGCCGAATAGCCAGACGTGCCCCGTATGCCTTGGATTTCCGGGCTCGCTGCCCGTCTTAAATGAAAAGGCTTTCTTTTACGCGATAAAAGTAGCTCTCGCGCTTAATTGCAAAATACAGAATATTATAAAGTTCGACAGAAAAAACTATTATTATCCGGATCTACCGAAAAATTTCCAGATATCTCAATATGATATGCCTTTATCGTATGACGGCTTTGTCGATATAAACTCCGGCGGCGCCAGAAAAAGGATAAAGATAAAAAGGGTCCATCTTGAAGAAGACGCGGGCAAGCTTGTTCATCCGGCCAAGGCAAATTACAGCCTCGTGGATTTTAACAGGTCCGGAATGCCGCTGCTGGAAATAGTTACCGAGCCGGATATAAGCTCCCCGCAGGAAGCGTATGACTATTTAACCGCGCTAAAGGCCATATTGCAGTATCTTAAAGTAAGCGATTGCGATATGGAGAAAGGCAGCCTGCGCTGCGACGCCAATATATCGTTAAAGAAAAAAGAAGACGAAAAACTCGGCGTAAAGGTCGAGATAAAGAATATGAACTCTTTCAGGTGGGTAAGAGAGGGGCTGCAATACGAAGTCCAGAGGCAGACATCCGCGCTGGGAGCTAAAGAAAGAATATTCCAGGAGACGAGGTTGTGGGACGCCCAGAAGCTCGTCACCATCTCGATGCGTTCCAAGGAAGAGGCGCAGGATTACAGATATTTTCCCGAACCTGACTTGGTCCCATTTGTGGTAGATAAGAAGGTCATCGAAGATATGCGCAACTCGCTTCCGGAGCTTCCGCAGGCAAGGGCGAAAAGGTTTGTAGAATCCTACGGCATGACAGAGTACGACGCAGGTGTGCTTACCAGTGACAGCTCTATAGCCGATTATTTCGAAGAGTGTGTGAAAAACTACGCAAATAAAAAAGCGGTTGCCAATTGGATAATAGGGGATATCATGGCAGCGATGAACCTTAAAAATGTATCTATTTCGGAATTGGCCGTGGCGCCGGCTGCTTTGGTGGAGTTGCTAAAGATGATCGATAGCCAGGCGATAAGCGGCAAAATGGCCAAGGATGTTTTACTTGAGATGATCGAGACCAAGTCGATGCCGCAGGATATAGTCAGGTCGAAAGGCCTGTCGCAGATAAGCGACAAAGGGTCCCTGGAGAATGCGATAAAAGAGGTGCTCACCACCAACGAGAAGTCGGTGAATGACTACAAGGGCGGCAAAAAGACCGCGTTAACGTATCTTGTCGGGCAAGTCATGAAACAGACTAAGGGCAAGGCAAATCCGGCACTTGTCAATCAAATGCTGAAAGAACATTTGGGGGAATAG
- a CDS encoding peptidyl-prolyl cis-trans isomerase → MIQYIKIMNTKIFIVLLIVFSPAFLAGCDSRPSGQDKILVTVGNKFITLNDFKQKLSKLPSYYQGMAQKNKKTLLDDMVVESLFLEDAVRKGVDKDKEVREILEEARKKIVIAKFVKMEVDDKIKISEEEMKNYYEDHKDEFKKPEMWRASHILVASEGEAKNILSALSGGKGFQELAMEKSIDATASRGGDVGYFRKGQVTPEFESACLELKVGQISPIIRTQFGYHIIKLTDIKPETIQSFEEARPVIENELKMGKRNETFDKLVIDLKNKYRVRVEDDAVKAMEAINSKKEDQRK, encoded by the coding sequence ATGATACAATATATCAAAATTATGAATACGAAAATTTTTATAGTACTCTTGATAGTATTCTCGCCGGCATTTCTGGCAGGATGTGATTCAAGGCCTTCGGGGCAGGATAAGATTCTGGTCACTGTAGGAAATAAATTCATCACTTTAAACGATTTTAAGCAGAAGCTCTCCAAGCTCCCTTCTTATTACCAGGGCATGGCCCAAAAGAATAAAAAGACTTTGCTCGATGATATGGTGGTGGAGTCCCTCTTTCTTGAAGACGCCGTAAGAAAAGGCGTGGATAAAGACAAGGAAGTGCGTGAGATACTTGAAGAAGCCAGGAAGAAGATAGTCATAGCGAAATTTGTTAAGATGGAAGTAGATGACAAGATAAAGATTTCCGAAGAGGAAATGAAGAATTATTACGAAGATCATAAGGATGAATTTAAGAAGCCCGAGATGTGGCGAGCGTCGCATATCCTCGTGGCAAGCGAAGGTGAGGCAAAGAATATTTTATCGGCGCTTTCAGGCGGCAAAGGTTTTCAGGAACTCGCTATGGAAAAATCCATTGACGCGACAGCTTCCAGGGGGGGCGATGTAGGATATTTTAGAAAAGGGCAGGTTACGCCGGAGTTTGAGAGCGCGTGCCTTGAGCTTAAAGTCGGACAGATAAGCCCCATAATCCGCACGCAGTTCGGTTATCATATAATAAAACTGACGGATATAAAGCCCGAAACTATCCAGTCTTTCGAAGAGGCGAGGCCGGTGATCGAAAATGAGCTTAAGATGGGCAAACGCAACGAAACCTTCGATAAATTGGTGATAGACCTTAAGAATAAATATCGCGTCCGAGTAGAGGACGACGCGGTGAAGGCCATGGAAGCTATCAACTCGAAAAAAGAAGATCAGCGGAAATAA
- the gatC gene encoding Asp-tRNA(Asn)/Glu-tRNA(Gln) amidotransferase subunit GatC, whose translation MSIDKKDVLHVALLSRLKLDEKDLDIYSKQLASILSYISKLNEIDTNNVHPTSHPLTTLKNVFRSDVLKKSLEAEEALKNAPSKEGDSFKVPQVIEGK comes from the coding sequence ATGAGTATAGATAAAAAAGACGTATTGCATGTCGCGCTTCTTTCCCGCCTGAAATTAGACGAGAAGGACCTGGATATCTATTCTAAACAGCTCGCCTCAATATTATCATATATAAGCAAATTAAATGAAATAGATACTAATAATGTCCACCCTACAAGCCATCCGTTGACCACGCTCAAAAATGTCTTCAGAAGCGATGTATTAAAAAAGTCTCTTGAGGCAGAAGAAGCGCTTAAAAACGCGCCTTCTAAAGAGGGAGATTCTTTTAAGGTTCCCCAAGTCATAGAGGGTAAATAG
- a CDS encoding divergent polysaccharide deacetylase family protein: MKSKIILIIAAGAGIFLIAAGMFLYWKSAYVPKKRIIVQKRAVLKVPAKKKALPAVQKKFSNPKIAIVMDDFGYNMNNTDNLFAAGQPVTLSILPNLPYSRRVAQLAHSKKYEIILHLPLESNDKSAPKELGTIRTDMDNKKISSILGEDIASVPGLKGISNHQGSKATEDKATMSVILADLKSRNLYFFDSLVTDKSVCMEAAKNAGVPYAKRDMFLDNDSSPDYIEKQVLSLRRLAFRKGSAIGVCHDRKNTVAVLSRMMPELSAEGIEFVPLSEMVR, from the coding sequence ATGAAATCGAAGATCATTTTGATTATCGCGGCAGGGGCGGGGATATTTCTAATAGCGGCCGGTATGTTTTTATACTGGAAGTCCGCGTATGTGCCCAAAAAGAGGATAATAGTGCAGAAGCGGGCCGTTTTAAAAGTTCCCGCAAAGAAAAAAGCGTTGCCCGCAGTGCAGAAAAAATTCTCAAATCCAAAGATAGCGATAGTAATGGATGATTTTGGCTATAATATGAACAATACCGACAACTTGTTCGCTGCGGGCCAGCCGGTAACTTTGTCGATATTGCCGAATCTGCCATATTCGCGCCGCGTGGCCCAGCTGGCTCATTCCAAAAAATACGAAATAATACTTCACCTGCCGCTTGAGTCGAATGACAAGTCGGCGCCCAAGGAACTGGGCACTATCAGGACCGACATGGATAACAAAAAAATATCTTCGATACTCGGCGAAGATATAGCCAGCGTGCCGGGTTTAAAAGGAATATCGAATCATCAGGGCTCTAAGGCTACTGAAGATAAGGCTACAATGTCCGTAATCTTAGCTGATTTAAAAAGTAGAAATTTGTATTTTTTCGACAGCCTTGTTACCGACAAATCCGTATGTATGGAGGCGGCGAAGAATGCCGGTGTGCCATACGCAAAGCGTGACATGTTTCTTGATAATGATTCATCGCCGGATTACATAGAGAAGCAAGTGCTTTCTCTGCGCAGATTAGCTTTTAGAAAAGGCAGCGCTATAGGTGTCTGTCATGACAGAAAAAACACAGTAGCTGTATTAAGCAGGATGATGCCGGAACTGTCCGCTGAAGGCATTGAATTTGTGCCCCTGTCGGAGATGGTAAGATAA